A genome region from Brevinema andersonii includes the following:
- a CDS encoding UDP-glucose dehydrogenase family protein: MVTVFGLGFVGLTTGVGLAEKGYKVYGFDVNEDRLSILRQEKLPFLEPGLDEALNRNLNHNFFLDVPLEEAIANSEYIFYCVGTPCGQGGHADLSYLFKAIDDTLEVIGDKKIRLLIVKSTIPPSTTAQRIVPYVQEKAKNKNLLVANNPEFLREGSCWNDFMDPDRIIFGVNDLKSKEMLERLYMPFNSLMYAVSYNTGEFIKYLSNTVLATLISYSNEMSIVADEIGDIDTALAFRIVHQDKRWNSGKVSTYLYPGCGYGGYCLPKDINALFSVVKERGLYLPILDHVIKTNDLMPEIIYNRIKKTVDKNTTIGVLGLSFKPGSDDVRDTPSAKIISVLLKNGYTDIYAYDPVANHEFERHYPDLKVTFCENGYDIVNVADVFIITTAWEEFRKLSSSLKDKGKCIIDCRFML; encoded by the coding sequence ATGGTAACAGTATTTGGCTTAGGATTTGTGGGCTTGACTACTGGAGTTGGACTTGCAGAAAAAGGGTATAAAGTTTATGGTTTTGATGTTAATGAAGATCGTTTGAGTATTCTTAGACAAGAAAAATTGCCTTTTTTAGAACCTGGTTTAGATGAAGCGTTAAATAGGAATCTCAATCATAATTTTTTTTTAGATGTCCCTTTAGAAGAGGCAATTGCTAATAGCGAATATATATTCTATTGCGTAGGGACTCCTTGTGGTCAAGGAGGGCATGCTGATCTTTCTTATTTATTTAAAGCTATTGATGATACTTTAGAAGTTATTGGTGATAAAAAAATTCGTCTTTTGATTGTCAAATCGACGATTCCTCCATCTACTACTGCTCAAAGAATTGTTCCTTATGTCCAGGAGAAAGCAAAAAATAAAAATCTATTAGTAGCTAATAATCCGGAATTTTTAAGAGAAGGCAGTTGCTGGAATGATTTCATGGATCCTGATCGTATTATCTTTGGGGTAAATGATCTGAAATCGAAAGAAATGTTAGAACGTTTATATATGCCTTTTAATAGCTTAATGTATGCTGTGTCTTACAATACCGGAGAATTTATCAAATATCTTTCGAATACTGTGCTAGCTACACTAATTAGTTATTCGAATGAGATGTCTATCGTTGCGGATGAGATAGGAGATATCGATACGGCATTAGCATTTCGGATTGTTCATCAAGATAAGCGTTGGAATAGCGGTAAAGTATCAACATATTTGTATCCAGGCTGCGGTTATGGTGGGTATTGTCTGCCTAAAGATATTAATGCTCTTTTTTCTGTTGTGAAAGAGAGAGGACTATATTTGCCTATTTTGGATCATGTGATCAAAACAAATGATTTAATGCCTGAAATTATTTACAATAGGATTAAAAAAACGGTTGATAAAAATACCACTATTGGCGTTTTGGGACTTTCTTTTAAGCCAGGATCTGATGATGTTCGAGATACACCTTCGGCAAAAATTATATCTGTTTTATTAAAAAACGGTTACACTGATATTTATGCTTATGATCCTGTTGCTAATCATGAATTTGAAAGGCATTATCCGGATCTAAAAGTGACTTTTTGTGAAAATGGGTATGATATTGTTAATGTTGCAGATGTTTTTATTATTACGACAGCATGGGAAGAATTTAGGAAGCTTTCGTCGAGCCTAAAAGATAAGGGAAAATGTATTATTGATTGCCGGTTTATGTTGTAA
- a CDS encoding glycosyltransferase family 2 protein, which yields MSYSYCPLVSVVIPTYNRKIMLKKAIDSVLAQEYGNIEIIVSDNASTDGTDVMMESYCKKYSNIKYIRHSENVGSVQNGYRGYQEVSGKYYMILCDDDYLGDRTFFPEAVAVMEMNAQIAFVRGIVVSTDQNETIFSVPNFYHSKKLTKGIEFYLNYQRPGYEHIDSFFALVRKQLVDKCGIMNVNPPGLDHWLWSVLCLYGDVCFLPKIIGYYRGHSVNKESENIDFAMNFDYVCDTVKWISNQAIMLYPEYQSKILEQRCPNIEASQILTFYVNILKRYKLPKEIVNIINNSNIIEYPEIYSELMKMSGLKDGIIRKSARILNKILNKFGLKIVKFKF from the coding sequence ATGAGTTATTCCTATTGTCCTTTAGTTTCTGTGGTGATTCCAACCTATAATAGAAAAATTATGCTGAAAAAAGCGATTGATAGTGTATTAGCACAGGAATATGGAAATATAGAAATTATTGTTTCGGATAATGCATCTACAGATGGAACGGATGTCATGATGGAGAGTTATTGTAAGAAATATTCTAATATTAAATATATTCGTCATTCTGAGAATGTTGGCTCGGTACAAAATGGTTATCGGGGATACCAAGAGGTGTCTGGAAAATACTATATGATCCTATGCGATGATGATTACTTAGGAGATCGAACTTTTTTCCCAGAAGCAGTTGCTGTTATGGAAATGAATGCTCAAATTGCTTTTGTACGTGGGATTGTAGTATCTACAGATCAAAATGAAACGATATTTTCTGTACCTAATTTTTATCATAGTAAGAAATTAACAAAGGGTATAGAGTTTTATCTTAATTATCAACGTCCAGGATATGAGCATATTGATAGTTTTTTTGCATTAGTTCGTAAGCAATTAGTAGATAAATGTGGTATCATGAATGTGAATCCTCCAGGTCTTGATCATTGGTTATGGAGTGTCTTATGTCTTTATGGAGATGTATGTTTTCTGCCTAAAATTATTGGATACTATCGCGGGCACTCTGTGAATAAAGAGTCTGAAAATATAGATTTTGCGATGAATTTTGATTATGTTTGCGATACAGTGAAATGGATTTCGAATCAGGCTATTATGTTATATCCCGAGTATCAAAGTAAAATATTAGAACAAAGATGTCCCAATATCGAAGCCTCACAAATTTTGACATTTTATGTCAATATCCTTAAGCGTTATAAACTTCCGAAAGAAATTGTAAATATTATCAATAATAGTAATATTATTGAGTATCCTGAAATTTATAGTGAACTTATGAAAATGTCTGGATTAAAAGATGGAATAATAAGAAAATCCGCAAGAATTTTGAATAAAATATTAAATAAAT